The following are encoded together in the Candidatus Kryptoniota bacterium genome:
- a CDS encoding ABC transporter permease, with amino-acid sequence MIKNYLRVALRNIAKYRSYSIINIVGLAVGIACCIAILLFVRDELSYDRFNVNADQTYRIHFHAFFNNKDINLAASCDPLEPTLLRDFPEVTAATRVTNFGFPVLRYKDKAFSEERFYWADSTFFDVFTVKFISGNPKTSLTQPNTVVITQAMAKKYFGNEDPMGKVLNADRRRDYIVTGVVDGFPQNSHFQFDFLGSMVSYPATNNQFWLSNNCYTYAVLRSGTDPVEFEKKMNDDLKKYIGPQLKTATGATYEQLEAAGNRVGFYLQPLTWIHLHSHLDYEIEPNSDIAYVWVFSAIALSILLIACINFMNLSTARSERRAKEVGIRKTLGSTRGRLIYQFMSESTLMSLIAVFLAVGLVELLLPLFNDVSGKQLSLGIFDNFYSVPLLILFALIVGLLAGSYPAFYLSSFLPVDVLKSDGRKGSRKSLLRSTLVISQFVVSIVLFISTLIIYDQLNFIQDKNLGFNKEQVVIINKTDDIGAQLGSFKQELLGNPAVISVSNSTGIPGDQVGDNVFEPEGGTTQDARSLRTIRSDYDFAKTYQIQLVAGRFLSVDHPSDSMAVVLNEAAVDAFGIKDPVGKYITELPNGPQPPPKYEIVGVMKDFNYESLRQVVRPLAMGMFPRGGFGKFVAVRIAPGDYERTMAFLEATWKKYAGNEAFEGNFLDQNLERLYRADIRTSKIAAIFSILAIFIACLGLLGLAAFITEQRTKEIGIRKVLGATVTEVVALLSSEFAKWLLIANVIAWPLAYFMVRRWLQDFAYRVDIALWIFIVSGIMAFIIALLTVSTHAIKAATKNPVESLRYE; translated from the coding sequence ATGATAAAAAATTATTTGCGAGTAGCGCTCAGGAACATTGCGAAATACAGGTCTTATTCTATCATCAACATTGTCGGTCTTGCAGTCGGCATCGCGTGCTGCATCGCCATTCTGCTCTTTGTCCGCGACGAATTGAGTTACGACAGGTTCAACGTGAATGCGGATCAAACGTACCGAATTCACTTCCACGCCTTCTTCAACAACAAGGACATTAATCTCGCTGCCAGCTGCGACCCGCTGGAGCCAACCCTGTTGCGCGATTTTCCAGAGGTCACCGCCGCGACGCGGGTGACCAATTTCGGGTTCCCGGTTCTGCGTTACAAGGACAAGGCATTCAGCGAAGAAAGATTTTACTGGGCCGATTCGACTTTCTTCGATGTCTTTACGGTTAAGTTCATCTCGGGGAATCCGAAGACTTCTCTCACCCAACCGAACACGGTTGTCATCACTCAAGCAATGGCGAAGAAATATTTCGGCAACGAAGATCCGATGGGAAAAGTTCTCAACGCCGACAGGCGAAGAGACTATATTGTCACCGGTGTAGTTGACGGGTTTCCGCAGAATTCACATTTCCAATTTGACTTTCTGGGTTCAATGGTGAGCTATCCCGCGACCAACAATCAGTTCTGGCTCAGCAATAATTGCTACACGTACGCCGTATTGCGAAGCGGGACAGATCCGGTTGAGTTCGAAAAGAAAATGAACGATGACCTGAAGAAGTACATTGGTCCTCAACTAAAAACCGCCACCGGCGCGACGTACGAGCAGCTTGAAGCGGCGGGGAATAGAGTCGGATTCTACTTACAGCCCCTGACCTGGATCCACCTTCACTCACATCTGGACTATGAAATCGAACCAAACAGCGATATTGCGTACGTGTGGGTCTTCTCTGCGATCGCACTCTCGATACTTCTGATCGCCTGCATAAACTTCATGAATCTTTCGACCGCACGATCGGAGCGTCGCGCGAAAGAAGTAGGCATAAGGAAAACGCTCGGCTCGACCCGCGGCAGACTGATCTACCAATTCATGTCGGAATCGACACTGATGAGCCTGATCGCGGTGTTCCTGGCAGTTGGGCTTGTCGAGCTCCTTCTTCCGCTGTTCAATGACGTCTCGGGTAAACAGCTTTCGCTGGGCATCTTCGACAATTTCTATTCAGTACCGCTGCTCATTTTGTTCGCGCTCATTGTGGGACTCCTCGCCGGGAGTTATCCGGCGTTTTATCTCTCGTCGTTCCTGCCCGTCGACGTACTGAAGTCGGATGGAAGGAAAGGAAGCCGAAAGTCCCTTCTGAGAAGTACTCTTGTCATCTCTCAGTTTGTGGTTTCGATCGTGCTCTTCATAAGCACTCTTATTATTTACGATCAACTCAACTTCATTCAGGATAAGAATCTTGGGTTCAACAAGGAACAGGTGGTGATCATAAACAAGACAGACGATATCGGGGCACAACTTGGGTCGTTCAAGCAGGAGCTACTCGGGAATCCCGCGGTAATCAGTGTTTCAAATTCCACCGGAATTCCGGGCGATCAGGTCGGCGACAATGTCTTCGAGCCCGAGGGAGGAACAACACAGGACGCACGGAGCCTCCGTACAATACGCTCCGACTACGATTTTGCGAAAACGTATCAGATCCAGCTCGTTGCAGGGAGGTTTCTTTCCGTCGATCATCCATCCGACTCAATGGCAGTAGTTCTCAACGAAGCTGCAGTGGATGCATTCGGGATCAAGGATCCTGTCGGCAAATACATCACGGAACTTCCCAACGGACCACAACCTCCGCCGAAGTACGAGATCGTAGGCGTTATGAAAGATTTCAACTACGAATCGCTACGTCAGGTTGTCCGTCCTCTTGCAATGGGGATGTTCCCGCGGGGCGGTTTCGGAAAATTCGTAGCTGTTCGTATCGCTCCCGGCGACTATGAACGCACGATGGCTTTTCTGGAGGCCACGTGGAAAAAATACGCGGGCAACGAGGCGTTCGAAGGAAATTTCCTGGATCAGAATCTCGAGCGATTGTACAGGGCCGACATCAGGACTAGCAAGATAGCTGCTATTTTCTCCATCCTCGCGATTTTCATCGCATGTCTCGGGTTGCTCGGACTTGCGGCGTTTATCACTGAGCAGAGAACCAAAGAAATCGGAATACGCAAGGTCCTCGGCGCAACGGTCACGGAAGTTGTCGCGCTTCTCTCGTCCGAGTTTGCCAAGTGGCTACTGATCGCGAACGTCATCGCGTGGCCTCTTGCTTATTTCATGGTGAGAAGATGGCTGCAAGACTTCGCCTATCGGGTGGATATCGCGCTGTGGATCTTTATCGTTTCGGGTATCATGGCGTTCATCATTGCATTGCTCACCGTCAGTACACACGCCATCAAAGCTGCGACGAAAAATCCGGTGGAGTCCTTGAGGTATGAATGA
- a CDS encoding ABC transporter permease: protein MIKNYLQVAIRNMSRRKMYSFINITGLAIGLAVTILILLFVNNESSFDKFNLNVSKIYRVNSEWKRNGEPILHSDQPVPLGPALVSEFPDIISSVRLYPGEAVVSHNGNYTREDVTFTDPDIFSVFSFPLLRGDPSSVLAQPNSVVLTEKKAREIFGGQDPVSKVLTINLDGKLDSYVVTGIAKDIPDNSSIDFGVLLPIISMPRYQSMRTDWTSFSGSTYLLLSGSTSIANIERNIPEFVSKHFGKFIAESQTNGWIDKSDNVFRLRFEPLSHVHFSGVKFQNERTGNPVYSYVLSVIALIIILIACVNFISLSLGQAAYRTKEVGVRKVLGAGQNDIMIQFWIESILLTAAAFLSSLFLVELLLPIANQISGKHFGISDLFSPAFIAVLIGLVFIVAMLAGSYPSIVLSDYRPAEVLKGKSRTRKTTVLSRSLVVGQFGLAVFLTACAIIVWSQLKYVQTRDLGYSGDQVVVVPFGWGHGDGLRMVSVFKNELSGHPGIIDVSCTSATFGNGYNRKVFRYDGKTHETYVYSADDRYISTLGLHLLEGRNFRAGSTADSMLSVIVNEEFVRELGWRLPVTGKKIPGWTWSGDDKEDLRIVGVIKDYNFLSLHDEIAPVVLTMNPEWGVSSMMIKIGKDNIPATISDIKRAFQNIVPDTPFEFTFLNQDVQKQYDDDLKEGEIVGTASVFAVFISCLGLFGLVLLAVSARTKEVGIRKVLGASVAGIVTIITGDFLKLVALSNLIALPIVFYVGTKWLRGFAYRISITPWIFILAAGATFAISIMTIAFLAVKAATKNPVEALRYE, encoded by the coding sequence ATGATCAAGAATTACCTGCAAGTTGCCATTAGAAACATGTCGCGGCGAAAGATGTACTCATTCATCAATATCACTGGTCTCGCGATAGGGCTTGCGGTGACAATCCTGATCCTCCTTTTCGTGAATAACGAATCATCTTTTGACAAATTCAATCTAAACGTAAGCAAGATATACCGTGTAAACTCCGAATGGAAAAGAAATGGTGAACCCATTCTGCACAGTGACCAGCCGGTCCCTCTCGGCCCCGCATTAGTTTCTGAATTCCCGGACATAATTTCATCTGTCAGATTATACCCCGGTGAGGCTGTTGTTTCACACAATGGAAACTATACCAGGGAAGACGTCACATTCACTGACCCGGATATCTTTTCAGTTTTTTCTTTTCCGCTTTTAAGAGGTGATCCGTCCAGCGTTCTGGCGCAACCAAACTCGGTAGTCCTCACGGAAAAAAAGGCCCGTGAAATATTCGGAGGACAGGACCCGGTCTCAAAAGTTCTAACGATTAACCTCGACGGCAAGCTTGACAGCTATGTAGTAACCGGAATTGCGAAGGACATTCCTGATAATTCAAGCATTGATTTCGGTGTTCTCCTTCCGATAATCAGCATGCCGAGATACCAGAGTATGCGGACCGACTGGACTTCATTTTCCGGGTCGACATACCTCCTTTTGTCAGGCTCGACGAGCATCGCAAATATTGAACGAAACATTCCCGAATTCGTCTCGAAGCATTTTGGAAAGTTTATTGCCGAGAGCCAGACCAACGGGTGGATAGACAAATCGGACAATGTGTTCCGGCTTCGATTTGAGCCCCTTTCCCACGTCCACTTCTCAGGCGTGAAGTTTCAGAATGAGCGTACCGGAAATCCGGTATATTCATACGTCCTCTCCGTCATTGCACTGATCATAATCCTTATCGCATGTGTGAATTTCATTTCTCTTTCATTAGGACAAGCAGCGTATCGGACAAAGGAGGTCGGGGTCAGAAAAGTTTTGGGCGCGGGGCAGAACGATATCATGATCCAGTTTTGGATCGAGTCAATATTATTGACTGCAGCCGCCTTCCTTTCGAGTCTCTTTTTGGTCGAACTTCTTCTCCCGATTGCCAATCAGATTTCTGGAAAACATTTTGGAATATCAGATCTGTTCTCGCCTGCTTTCATCGCCGTTCTAATCGGGCTGGTTTTCATTGTCGCGATGTTGGCGGGGAGTTACCCTTCAATTGTCCTGTCAGACTATCGACCAGCGGAAGTGTTGAAGGGTAAATCAAGGACGAGAAAAACAACTGTTTTGTCCAGGAGCCTCGTTGTCGGGCAATTCGGCCTTGCTGTCTTCTTGACCGCCTGCGCTATTATCGTCTGGTCGCAACTCAAATATGTTCAGACCCGGGACCTCGGCTATAGCGGCGATCAGGTAGTTGTTGTCCCATTCGGTTGGGGCCACGGTGATGGCTTGAGAATGGTAAGTGTCTTCAAGAACGAGCTATCGGGTCATCCGGGGATAATCGATGTTTCCTGTACCAGCGCGACATTTGGAAATGGATACAACCGAAAAGTATTTCGATATGATGGGAAGACTCATGAGACATACGTCTATAGTGCAGACGATAGGTATATCTCTACTCTGGGCCTTCATCTGCTGGAAGGGAGGAATTTCAGGGCGGGGTCGACGGCCGATTCTATGCTGTCCGTAATTGTCAACGAAGAATTTGTGAGGGAGTTAGGGTGGAGGTTGCCAGTGACCGGTAAGAAAATACCAGGCTGGACATGGAGCGGAGATGACAAGGAGGATCTAAGAATTGTCGGGGTGATAAAGGACTATAACTTCCTTTCCCTGCATGATGAGATCGCGCCGGTCGTGCTGACGATGAATCCGGAGTGGGGTGTGTCATCGATGATGATAAAAATCGGAAAAGACAATATCCCTGCAACAATTTCTGACATAAAGAGAGCATTTCAGAACATCGTTCCCGATACGCCATTTGAATTTACATTTCTGAACCAGGATGTTCAGAAACAATACGATGACGACCTGAAGGAGGGAGAAATTGTCGGTACGGCATCTGTGTTCGCGGTGTTTATCTCGTGCCTCGGTTTGTTTGGATTGGTATTGCTTGCAGTTTCCGCACGAACAAAAGAAGTCGGAATTAGAAAAGTACTGGGAGCATCAGTGGCAGGCATCGTCACGATCATCACCGGAGATTTCCTGAAGCTCGTTGCACTCTCTAATCTGATAGCCTTGCCGATCGTGTTCTACGTGGGAACTAAGTGGCTGCGGGGCTTCGCTTACAGGATCAGCATAACCCCGTGGATTTTCATTCTCGCGGCAGGAGCCACCTTTGCGATTTCCATTATGACTATCGCCTTCCTGGCAGTAAAGGCCGCGACGAAAAATCCTGTGGAGGCATTACGATATGAGTAA
- a CDS encoding ABC transporter permease, which produces MLKNYFKIAFRNLSRHKVFSLINIAGLAAGMACTILILLWAQDELSYDKFFRDSNNIYLVLRGDRGGMTAVTSRMLAPALKEEFPEINKSTSFMQLPATFKFLIQNGNTGFDENVLFASSNFFDLFSLKLKEGNPSTVLSDPNSIVIDEETARKYFGSENAVGKSLNVSGFGGKSLTKVSGILEDMPLESQIRSHIILPAAWFKSIGINFDTWYDQSFHTYIETEGNIDIQGLSSKIRQCEIRNFPNQNTENLSYSLLPLTKVHLFSGNIKFLQGTGDIKYVRIFIAIAVVILLIASINYMNLSTALSLKRRKEIAVKKTIGASRKRLMVQFLGESLIVSCIAFILAILFVELFLPEFNALSGKSLMIRYLDTSFMILSIAVVIGTGLASGFYPAMLLSSFSPIQILRKSLTFKPGGLFTGSGLVIFQFAASIAMILCAIVVSNQLSFVMNTNLGFDKENLICIRLTADANKKFESMKNELESKPQVITVSRSEPVSTSLTRTEGVYWEGEPANEQVHFWVLHSDFNLAATYKFEMVQGRFFSKDYPTDRTSAFVINEAAVKTMGLSSPLNKEMGLWGKRGRIVGVVKDFHFASFHTAIEPLVFTIPDSNQQDSRYQIMSVRIKPGNPQGVISSTETIWHAEMPGVPLDYYFYNDSVNKQYSSEMRMRTIFQYFSFVSIMIACLGLFGLASISTEQRTKEVGIRKVLGASASNVVFTLSKKFMAWVVLSNIVAIPIAWYFMSKWLQEFAYRVPISWWTFIIAGGFAFIVALLTVGVQAIKAEMANPIESLRYE; this is translated from the coding sequence ATGTTGAAGAATTATTTCAAGATCGCGTTTAGAAATCTTTCCCGGCACAAGGTCTTTTCGCTAATCAATATTGCAGGACTGGCGGCGGGAATGGCGTGTACCATATTAATCCTTCTGTGGGCGCAAGACGAACTGAGTTACGATAAGTTCTTCAGAGATTCAAATAATATCTATCTTGTGCTTCGCGGCGATCGCGGCGGAATGACGGCGGTTACATCCCGAATGCTTGCGCCAGCTTTGAAGGAAGAATTTCCGGAGATCAACAAATCGACAAGCTTCATGCAGTTGCCTGCGACTTTTAAGTTTTTGATCCAAAATGGCAACACCGGCTTCGATGAAAATGTGCTGTTCGCGAGCTCCAATTTCTTCGATCTTTTCTCTTTGAAGCTCAAGGAGGGTAATCCATCCACTGTGCTTTCCGATCCGAACTCGATTGTGATAGACGAAGAGACAGCGAGAAAATACTTCGGATCTGAAAATGCTGTCGGTAAATCGCTCAACGTCTCAGGCTTCGGTGGCAAATCTTTAACAAAGGTGAGTGGTATCCTGGAAGATATGCCGTTGGAATCGCAGATCAGGTCTCATATCATTTTACCAGCAGCTTGGTTTAAGTCAATCGGGATCAATTTTGACACGTGGTATGATCAATCCTTTCATACATACATAGAGACCGAAGGGAATATCGATATTCAAGGCCTGTCGTCGAAAATCAGGCAATGCGAGATAAGAAACTTCCCGAACCAGAACACGGAAAATCTGAGCTATTCGCTTCTTCCGCTTACAAAAGTCCATTTGTTCAGCGGCAATATCAAATTCCTTCAGGGAACAGGAGACATTAAGTATGTCCGGATATTCATCGCTATAGCTGTAGTCATTCTTTTGATCGCAAGTATCAACTATATGAATTTATCGACGGCTCTGTCTCTGAAAAGGAGGAAGGAGATAGCCGTCAAGAAGACGATTGGAGCAAGCAGGAAAAGGCTGATGGTTCAGTTCCTGGGAGAAAGTCTGATCGTTTCTTGCATCGCGTTCATATTAGCAATTCTCTTCGTCGAGTTATTCCTCCCAGAATTCAATGCCTTGTCTGGAAAAAGCTTGATGATCAGGTACCTGGATACATCCTTCATGATCCTCTCAATCGCAGTCGTAATCGGCACAGGTCTCGCGTCGGGATTCTATCCCGCCATGTTGCTGTCTTCATTCAGTCCCATCCAGATCCTGCGAAAAAGCTTGACGTTCAAGCCGGGTGGTCTGTTCACGGGATCAGGCCTTGTCATTTTTCAATTTGCAGCCTCCATTGCCATGATCCTGTGCGCGATCGTGGTTTCCAATCAGTTGTCTTTTGTGATGAACACTAACCTCGGCTTCGACAAAGAGAATTTGATATGCATTCGACTGACGGCTGACGCGAATAAGAAATTTGAGTCAATGAAAAATGAATTGGAATCAAAACCACAAGTCATAACTGTGTCACGTTCTGAACCCGTTAGCACTTCACTAACGAGAACCGAGGGCGTTTATTGGGAAGGCGAGCCGGCGAATGAACAGGTGCATTTTTGGGTGCTCCACTCTGACTTTAATCTGGCTGCCACTTATAAATTCGAGATGGTTCAGGGAAGATTTTTTTCAAAGGACTACCCGACTGACCGGACAAGCGCATTCGTAATTAACGAAGCAGCTGTGAAGACAATGGGACTAAGTTCTCCGCTGAACAAAGAAATGGGTTTGTGGGGGAAGCGGGGCAGGATTGTGGGCGTGGTCAAGGACTTTCATTTTGCTTCTTTTCATACGGCTATCGAACCTCTGGTTTTTACCATTCCTGATAGCAATCAGCAGGACAGCCGTTACCAGATCATGTCTGTTCGGATCAAGCCTGGAAATCCACAGGGTGTAATTTCCTCAACCGAAACGATATGGCACGCAGAGATGCCTGGTGTCCCGCTCGATTACTATTTCTACAATGATTCCGTGAACAAACAATATTCTTCCGAAATGCGGATGCGCACCATCTTCCAGTACTTCTCGTTTGTTTCGATAATGATTGCCTGTCTTGGATTGTTTGGCCTTGCGTCTATTTCTACGGAGCAGAGGACTAAAGAAGTAGGTATCCGCAAAGTTTTGGGTGCCTCTGCGTCGAATGTGGTGTTCACTCTTTCGAAGAAGTTCATGGCATGGGTTGTTCTGTCAAATATCGTTGCGATTCCGATAGCGTGGTACTTCATGAGCAAGTGGCTTCAGGAGTTCGCCTACAGAGTCCCAATAAGCTGGTGGACGTTTATAATCGCAGGTGGTTTTGCATTTATCGTCGCTCTCTTGACGGTGGGTGTTCAGGCGATCAAAGCGGAGATGGCAAATCCTATAGAATCTTTGAGATATGAATGA
- a CDS encoding FtsX-like permease family protein produces MLKSYFKFAFRNLWRNKAYSFINIFGLSVGLASCFIILLYSVHELSYDRYNEKLDRINLLTMNFTFKSQGWTQPLVPFPTGPTLKTEYPEVKEFARCGFSSCTIKCGGRIFDFVPCASADSGIFKILTLPVVSGNLEKAFAERNYAVISPEMAKRMFGNGEAVGQVINVKWYGQEYYLTVAAVMANIPSTSTFQADCILPIFLAERSIQKGYASNPDILNAWMPGVINTYLLLSNKNLADQFNKKLVTFSREHSTIPSWPLVLHLVPLKELYFRPETIVNTYLIPKGNIADVEIYSTVALLILLIACLNFVTLSSARTSIRTKEVGMRKVVGASRLDIAKQIMVESMLVSILSLPIALVLVEFFMPSLTTLLGKRLPTDYNRSIDSIILYVGITLAAGVLSGSYLSSHLSSFHPAEILRNKFNMGHDRITLCRILIGVQMVIFIGLLLTSITIYRQMRYLHTKDMGFEAENLVVFSNWKTSFVDADNGTRFQTLLSDLETFPNVLSVAAGTWIPPTPGAAGDVTSQAPNLTNPQMLVLFTEDWVSHDYFEALRMKMIYGKTFGQVPPEEAKDAVIMNQEAIEEFGITDPSVQLFEGHRIIGVVKDFNFLSLHQKIGPAVFYGDQTRGQNNIVVRLKSSKDAPKTIPAIERQIEEFDGGKEAHYQFFDDRVSAMYGSDYKFADMIAYFTVLAISIACLGLFGMSLFVIQRRVKEVGVRKVLGASVTSILLSSAKEFVMVLLVSAIISLPISTYFINSWLRDYAYHINVDIISVLVTFLVGLLIVFLTISYQGFKAATANPVESLRYE; encoded by the coding sequence GTGCTAAAAAGCTATTTCAAATTTGCTTTCAGAAATCTCTGGAGAAATAAGGCATATTCGTTCATAAACATTTTTGGTCTATCGGTCGGCTTGGCATCGTGCTTCATTATCTTGCTTTATTCCGTTCACGAGTTGAGCTACGACAGATATAACGAGAAATTGGACAGGATTAATCTCCTGACAATGAATTTTACTTTCAAGAGCCAGGGATGGACACAACCTTTGGTTCCATTCCCAACGGGCCCGACCCTGAAAACTGAATATCCAGAAGTCAAAGAGTTTGCCAGGTGCGGATTTAGTTCGTGCACCATAAAATGTGGAGGAAGGATTTTTGATTTTGTTCCCTGTGCTTCCGCCGACTCGGGCATATTTAAGATCTTAACGCTGCCCGTTGTTTCTGGAAATCTTGAAAAAGCATTTGCCGAACGAAACTACGCGGTCATAAGCCCCGAAATGGCGAAAAGAATGTTTGGCAATGGAGAGGCAGTTGGACAGGTAATCAATGTAAAGTGGTACGGGCAAGAATATTACCTCACCGTAGCAGCAGTCATGGCTAACATCCCTTCGACTTCGACCTTTCAGGCAGATTGTATACTTCCCATTTTTCTTGCAGAGCGTTCGATCCAGAAGGGTTACGCCAGCAATCCAGATATTCTCAACGCGTGGATGCCGGGGGTAATCAATACATATCTACTTTTATCTAATAAGAATTTGGCTGATCAATTCAATAAGAAGCTGGTCACCTTTTCAAGGGAACATTCAACCATTCCATCCTGGCCGCTGGTGCTCCATCTCGTTCCGCTCAAAGAGTTATACTTTCGGCCGGAAACGATTGTAAATACATACCTAATCCCTAAGGGAAATATCGCCGACGTCGAAATCTACTCGACTGTAGCGCTCTTGATACTTCTCATTGCGTGTCTAAACTTCGTAACGTTAAGCTCCGCAAGAACAAGTATCAGAACGAAAGAAGTCGGTATGCGAAAGGTTGTGGGAGCTTCGAGACTCGATATTGCAAAGCAGATAATGGTGGAATCAATGCTGGTCTCGATTTTATCTCTTCCGATCGCACTTGTACTCGTTGAATTTTTCATGCCCTCTTTGACGACATTGCTCGGAAAGAGACTACCGACTGATTATAATCGCAGTATTGACTCGATAATTCTGTATGTCGGTATCACCCTCGCAGCAGGAGTCTTGTCAGGAAGTTATTTATCATCCCATCTTTCCAGCTTTCATCCGGCTGAAATCTTGAGAAACAAATTCAACATGGGACACGACAGGATAACTCTGTGCAGAATCCTCATCGGCGTTCAGATGGTCATTTTCATCGGGCTCCTTTTAACTTCAATTACGATATACAGACAGATGCGGTATCTTCACACCAAAGATATGGGATTTGAAGCTGAAAATTTGGTTGTGTTTTCTAATTGGAAGACAAGTTTCGTTGATGCCGACAATGGGACCCGATTCCAAACACTTCTGTCTGATTTAGAAACTTTCCCGAACGTACTCTCTGTTGCCGCGGGTACTTGGATTCCTCCAACCCCTGGAGCCGCTGGGGATGTAACAAGCCAGGCACCCAACTTGACTAACCCTCAAATGCTTGTGCTGTTCACCGAAGATTGGGTAAGCCACGATTATTTTGAAGCGCTGAGGATGAAAATGATTTACGGGAAAACTTTCGGACAGGTGCCGCCTGAAGAGGCGAAAGATGCCGTCATCATGAATCAGGAAGCGATTGAAGAATTCGGAATTACAGATCCGTCAGTGCAGTTGTTCGAGGGACACCGAATCATTGGTGTCGTGAAGGATTTCAATTTCCTTTCCTTGCACCAGAAGATCGGCCCCGCGGTATTCTACGGGGATCAGACTCGTGGGCAGAACAACATAGTGGTCAGACTGAAAAGTTCGAAGGATGCACCGAAGACCATTCCAGCGATTGAGAGGCAGATTGAAGAATTCGATGGAGGAAAAGAAGCGCATTACCAATTCTTTGACGACAGGGTAAGCGCGATGTACGGGAGTGATTACAAGTTCGCCGATATGATTGCGTATTTCACCGTCCTTGCAATTTCCATAGCCTGTCTCGGTTTATTCGGGATGTCACTTTTTGTGATTCAGCGCCGGGTAAAGGAAGTGGGTGTAAGAAAAGTGCTCGGTGCATCGGTTACGAGTATTCTCCTGTCTTCTGCGAAAGAATTTGTGATGGTCCTGTTGGTCTCGGCCATTATCTCATTGCCCATCAGCACCTATTTTATAAATAGCTGGTTGCGGGATTATGCCTACCACATAAATGTCGATATCATTTCCGTCTTGGTTACTTTTCTTGTGGGATTGCTTATCGTTTTTCTAACTATCAGTTATCAAGGATTTAAGGCAGCGACGGCAAATCCGGTGGAGTCGTTGCGATATGAGTAA